TCGTCGCGGATGGCGCTCTTGAGGAGGCCCTTGGCGTCGTCGGGGTTCGACGGCGCGATGATCTTGAGGCCCGGGACGTTCGAGTACAGGGCCTCGAACGAGTTCGAGTGGGTCGCGCCGAGCTGGCCGGCCGCGCCGTTGCCGCCGCGGAACACGATCGGGATCGAGGCCTGCCCGCCCGACATGTAGCGGACCTTCGCGGCGTTCGACACGATCTGGTCGAAGGCCACGAACGTGAAGTTCCACGTCATGAACTCGACGATCGGCCTCAGCCCCATCATGGCCGCGCCGATCGAGAGCCCGGCGAAGCCCGACTCCGAGATCGGCGTGTCGATGATCCGCTTGGGCCCGAACTGGTCGAGCATCCCCTGCGACACCTTGTAGGCGCCGTCGTACTCGGCGACTTCCTCGCCGATGAGGTAGACGTTCTCGTCGCGCTCCATCTCCTCCGTCATCGCGGCGCGGAGGGCCTCGCGGAATTGCAGCTCTGCCATTCTAGGGTTCGGTGGGGTCGTCGGCCTCGGGCGACGCGCGGCCGAGGCGGGGTCGGTCGAAGGGGAGCGGTTACTTGACGTGCGGGACGTCGCCGACGAACACGTCCTCGTACATGGTCGAGACGTCGGGGAGCGGGCTGTTCTCGGCGAACTCGACGGAGGCCATCACGTCGGCCTTGACGGCCTCGTCGATCTGGTCGAGCGCCTCGTCGGTCGCGAGGTCGTTCTCGAGGACGTAGAGCCGGGTCCGGACGATGGGGTCCTCGTTCTTCTTGGCCTCCATCTCCTCCTTCGTCCGGTACTTCTGCGGGTCGGACATGGAGTGGCCGCGGTACCGGTACGTCTGGACCTCGACGAAGTACGGCTTCGTCTGGCCGTCCGTCTCGCCCCGGGCGTCGTCGGCGATCTGCTGGAAGGCGCCATAGACCTCGAACAGGTCCATCCCGTCGATCACGGCCGTCTTCATGCCGTACGGGTAGCCCTGCTTGTAGAGCTGGGCGTCGCCGCGCGAGCGCTCGACGGAGGTGCCCATCGCGTACGCGTTGTTCTCGACGATGATGAGCGCCGGGACGTCGTAGAGCGCCGCGAGGTTGGCCGCTTCGTGGAACGCCCCCTGGTTGATGGCGCCGTCTCCGAAGAACGTGAGCGAGCATCCGCCGTCCTCCTTGTACTTCGAGGCGAAGCCCATCCCGACGCCCACCGGGATCTGCCCGCCGACGATGCCGTGGCCGCCGTAGAAGTGGCGCGAGACGTCGAAGAAGTGCATCGAGCCGCCTTTGCCGCGGCTGCACCCGTCGATTTTGCCGAACAGCTCAGCCATGCCCTCGTTGGCCCCCATGCCGCGCGCGAGCGCCAGCCCGTGGTCGCGGTACGCCGTGATGATGGGGTCCGTGTCGCGGATGGCCCAGATGGCGCCCGTGGACACGGCCTCCTGCCCGATGTAGAGGTGGAGGAAGCCGGCGATCTTCTGCCGCCCGTACATCTGCGCGGCCCGCTCCTCGAAGCGGCGCTGCAGCAGCATGTTGCGGTACATGTCGAGGACCGTCTCGGGGCTCAGCCCCAGCGACTCGTGCGTGTGGCCCGACTGGCGGAAGACCTGGACGTCGGGGACGTCGGGCGTGAACGCGGCCTTGCCGTTGGCTTTGGAGGCGGCCCGCTTCCGGGCGGGGGCCTTCTTCGCGGGGGCCTTCTTCTTCGTGGGCGTGCCGGCCATGGGAGGGTGTCGGACAGGGGGGCGAGGACGAACCGGCGGCGGACACGAGGGATCCGCCGCGAGCGAAAAGCTACCGCCGGGAAGGCGCCGGGCGCACGCCGGGGGCACGACCGGTGCCCTCTCCGTCGTCTCTCAACGGAACGCCCGTCCCGCGCAGCTTGCGAGCGTCCTATCCTCCCCCCGTGCCCGACGTCTTCCTCTCCCCTCCCGCGCCCGGCGGCGCCGTCGTCGTCGTCCCGACCTACAACGAGTCCGGGACGGTCGTCGCCATCGTCGAGGCCGTGCTCGGGCTCGACGGCGACTTCGCCATCCTCGTCGTCGACGACGGCTCGCCCGACGGGACCGGCGACCTCGTCGACGGGCTCCGCCAGCAGCACCCCGACCGCGTCGGGCTCCTCCGGCGCACCGGCAAGCTCGGCCTCGGGACGGCCTACCTCGACGGGTTCCGCCACGCGCGCGACGCCGGCTTCGCCTACTTCTGCGAGATGGACGCCGACTTCTCGCACAACCCGGACGACCTCCCGAAGCTCGTCCAGGCCTGCCGCCCCCCCGAGGCGGGCGGCCTCGGGGCCGACGTCGCCATCGGGAGCCGCTATGTCGACGGGCTCCGCGTGCTGAACTGGCCGCTCAGCCGGCTCGTGCTCAGCGTCGGCGCCGGCGTCTACACGCGAGCCATCACGCGGCTGCCGGTCCGCGACGTCACGGCGGGGTTCAAGTGCTTCCGCCGCGAGGTCCTGGAGGCCATCGACTTCGACCGCGTCAAGTCGAACGGCTACTCGTTCCAGATCGAGATGAACTACCGCGCGTGGAAGGCGGGCTTCCGGATCGTCGAGGTGCCGATCGTGTTTACGGAGCGGAGCGAGGGCGAGTCGAAGATGTCGAGCGCCATCGTCCGCGAGGCCATGCGGAAGGTGTGGGAGCTGCGGGCGCGCGCGCTGTTCGGGCGGCTGTGACGGCATAGGCGTGGGGTGGTCCGCCGATCCTCCCCACTCACTCGATCGCCTTCCACTGCTCGGTCTGCCTCGGGAGCACGTCGGCGGGGTCGAGGTCGGGGGCGAGCAGGGCTTCGGAGACGCGCTCCATGCGGGCGCCCTGCGAGCCCTTCACCAGCACGACGTCGTCCGGGCCGAAGTCGAACGGACCGCCGGCCCGGATCGCACCGGCCACGGCGCGGGACGACTCGGCCGTCTCGACCCGGTCCGCCTTGGCGGCGTCGAGCGCCCCGACGGCCCGGCGCATGATGTCGCCGACGGCGATGACGCGATCGGCCCGGTCGAGGGCCGCGCGGAGCACGCGGACGTGCGCCTCGACCTCGCCGGCGCCGAGCTCCAACATGTCACCGAGGATCGCCGTCGTCCGCTCGCCGCCGAGGCCCGCCAGCACGTCGAGCGCCGAGATCGTGGCCTCCGGCGAGGCGTTGTAGGTGTCGTCGATGAGTGTGCTTCCCTCGATCCCGTCGAGGCGACGGAGGCGGCCCTTCTCGGGCTCCATCGCTTCCAAGCCTCGAGTGATGGCGTCGGCGTCCATGCCGAGCGCGCGGCCGACGGCCGTGGCGGCCATCGCCGTGTAGATGGCGTGGTCGCCGAGGATCGGGAGCGTGGCCGTCACGTCGGCCGGCGTCACGTCGCAGCCGTCGGAGGTGCCGAACAACAGCACCTGCCCGTCGGTCACGTCGGCCATCCGCCGCGTCCGCTCGTTGTCGCCGTTGAGCACGGCCGTGCCCGCCTCGGTGAGCGCGCGGACGATCTCAGACTTCTCGCGCTCGATCCCGTCGAGGCTCCCGAACGTCTCGAGGTGAACACCCAGCACGGTCGTCACGACGCCGACGGTCGGCGGGAACGCCTCGCAGAGCTCGCGGATGTCCCCCTTCAGCCGGGCACCCATCTCCAACACGAGGACCGTTTCGGGCGTCAGGTCGGCGTTGAGGAGCGTGAGCGAGAGGCCGAGCGGCGTGTTCTTGTTGCCCTCCGAGCCTTTGACCGTGAAGGCCTGCTCCAGCACGGACACGATCGCCGTCCGCGCCGTCGTCTTGCCGACCGAGCCGGTGATCGCGACCACGTCGCACCCGAGCTTCCGCACGCGCGCCGAGGCGAGCGACACGAGGTGGTCGATGGAGCTCTCCACCACCGTCCGCTCGACGCCGTCGGGCACGGGGATCGGCTCCTCAACGATCACGCCGGCCGCCCCCTTCTCGATCGCCTGCGGCACGAACCGGTGGCCGTCGTGGGTCTCGCCTCGGATCGCGACGTAGACGTCGCCGGGCTGGAGGGTGCGGGTGTCGGTCGAGTACGGCATCGGCAGCGGGGATGGGCCGGACGTACTCCCGATTCGCGCGGAGGTGCCGACCGCCCCGCCTCGGCGCCGAGGCGGGCCGACTCAGCGCGTCGTCTTCCGCTGGCGGTCGCGCTCGTGGCGGGCGAGCGCCAGCCGGATCAGCTCGTCGACGACGTCCGGGAACGGCCGGCCGGTCTGCTCCCACATCACCGGGTACATGCTCCGCGCCGTGAACCCCGGGATCGTGTTGATCTCGTTGACGAGCACGTCGCCGCCGCCCGTCACGAAGAAGTCGACCCGCGACAGGCCCTCGCAGCCGAGCGCGGCGTACGCCTCGACGGCGACCTCGCGGATCCGCTCGGCGACGTCGTCGTGCAGGTCGGCGGGGACCTCCATCCGGCTCGCGTCGGGGTCCTCGTACTTCGAGTCGTAGTCGTAGTACTCGGACGTCAGGACGATCTCGCCCGGGACCGACGCCTCGGGCCGCTCGTTGCCCAGGACCGCGACCTCGATCTCGCGCCCGCTGACGCCCTGCTCCACGAGCACGGTCTTGTCGTAGCGGAACGCCACGTCGAACGCCTCCGACAGCGCGCCGGCCTCCGTCACCCGCGTGATGCCGACCGACGACCCCGAGTTGGCCGGCTTCACGAACAGCGGTGGCGTCAAACGCTGGGTGAGCGTCTCGAACGACGGCCGCTCGCCGTGGGCGTGGACGACGGCGTACGGTGTGCCGGGGATGCCTGCGGCCTCGAGGATCCGCTTGGCGACGACTTTGTCCATGCACGCCGCCGAGGCGAGCACGTCGGGCCCGACGAACGGAATCCCGAGCGTATGCAGGAACCCCTGGATCGTGCCGTCCTCGCCGTTGTGGCCGTGGAGGACGGGAAACACGACGTCGAGCCCGAGCGCGCCGAGGCCGCTCGCCGAGACGGTCGAGGCGCCGCCCTCCGGCGTGAACGTCGCGGCCGTTCCCGCCTCGGTGTCCGCCCCGAGGCGGGCCGAGTCGCCGACGAGCCAGCGGCCGTCGCGCGTGATGTAGATCGCCGTAACGCGGTGCCGGTCGCCGAGCGCGGCGCGGACGTTCTTGGCGGAGAGGATCGAGACGTCGTGCTCGGCCGACTGGCCGCCGTAGAGGAGGCCGACGTGGAGGTCCGGCATGGGCTGAGAGGGGCTGTCCGAGGGGACCCCCAAGCTACGGGGCCGCGCGCCGGGGATCGCTCCGCGCCTGGGTCCGTAGCTTCCCCGCCCTCTCTTCCCGATCCCCGCCCACTGATGGCCGAGTACCAGCACCTGACCACCCCCACCGACGGCGAGTCGATCCAGATGACCGCCGACGGGCTCCACGTCCCCGACCGCCCCATCGTCCCGTTCATCGAGGGCGACGGGATCGGGCCCGACATCTGGGCCGCCGCCTCGCGCGTGCTCGACGCCGCCGTCGAGAAGGCCTACGGCGACGACCGCCAGATCGAGTGGTTTGAGGTCTTCGCCGGCGAGAAGGCGCACGACCAGTTCGGCGAGTGGCTCCCGCAGGACACGCTCGACGCCATCGACGCGCACCTCGTCGCGATCAAGGGCCCGCTCACGACGCCCGTCGGCGGCGGCATCCGGAGCCTCAACGTGGCGCTCCGCCAGAAGCTCGACCTCTACGCCTGCGTCCGCCCCGTCCGGTACTTCACCGGCGTCCCGTCGCCGGTCAAGGAGCCGGAGAAGGTCGACATGGTCATCTTCCGCGAGAACACGGAGGACATCTACGCCGGCATCGAGTTCGAGAACGGGACCGACGCCGCCGAGACGTTCAAGGCGCTTCTGAAGGAGCACTTCCCCGACCGGTTCCAGAACGTCCGCTTCCCCGACACGGCCGGCTTCGGCATCAAGCCCGTCTCCAAGGAGGGCACGGAGCGGCTCGTGAAGGCGGCCATGGACTACGCCATCGCCGACGGCCGCGACTCCGTCACGCTCGTCCACAAGGGGAACATCATGAAGTTCACCGAGGGCGCCTTCCGCGACTGGGGCTACGAGCTCGCCGACCGCGAGTACGGCGCCCAGAAGCTCGACGGCGGCCCGTGGCGGACGTTCGAGCGGGACGGCCGGACGATCACCGTCAAGGACGTCATCGCCGACGCGTTCCTCCAGCAGATCCTCACCCGGCCCGACGAGTACGGCGTGATCGCGACCCTGAACCTCAACGGCGACTACGTGAGCGACGCGCTCGCGGCCGAGGTCGGCGGGATCGGCATCGCGCCGGGCGCCAACATCAACTACCAGACGGGCAAGGCCATCTTCGAGGCCACCCACGGGACGGCGCCGAAGTACGCCGGCCAGGACAAGGTCAACCCGTCGTCGGTGATCCTCTCGGGCGAGATGATGCTCCGCTACATGGGCTGGACCGAGGCCGCCGACAAGATCATCGACGCCATGGAGACGACGATCCAGCAGAAGCGCGTGACGTACGACTTCCACCGCCAGATGGAGGGCGCTACGAAGCTCAAGTGCTCGGAGTTCGGCGATGCCCTGATCGAAAACATGTAGAGAAGGCGCAGCCAACGTGCAGGTTCGTCGGCCTCGACCCTGTCCGCCTCGGCGTCGAGGCGGACCCATCCGCGCCCCGCTTTGGTCTCCCCAGGCGGGGCGATCTTCTCCCCCGCCCCATGGCCGACTTCCAGACCGACCGCGAGCTCGCCGAACTTCACCAGCGCGTCGCCGACCTCGAAGCGCAGATCGGGATCGCCGACCAGCTCGGCATGCACCGCGACGCGCTCCCCGACTCGATGTTGTTCAGCGACAGCTTCCTCAAGCGGGCCTTCGCCGTGCTGGGCCATTACTTCGTGGCCTCGCTCATCATCATGGTGCCAGTCTACGTGTTCCTATTCCTGATCATGGCGCTCGTCGGCGTCGCGGCGTTCTAGCGGCACCCGGGGGCCTCCGCCTCGGCGCTGGGATGGGGCGCCGCCGTTACCTCAAGAGGAGGCGCGGCGTCTACGAGGTGTCTCCCCCCGCGCTCATGCTTCGCCTCACCCTCGCCCTCCTTCTGGCCGCCCCCTTCGCCACGTCCCAGACGACCTCGTCGCTCCACATCGGCGGCGTCGACTTCGACCTCTCGGGGGTCGGTCAGGCGACCGTCATCGACGCTCGGGTCGGGCACGCGCTGAATCGGTATGTCGCCGTGGAGGGCGGCCTCGGCTACTCGGACACGCCCCAGCAGTTCGGCGATGTCCGGTACGTCCTCCCGAGCGCCGAAGTCCAGCTCGGCGTGCCCGTCGGACCCGTCCGCCCATTCGTCGGGTTGGGGCTCGGCGTGTTCGTCCCGCTTGAAGAGGCTGGGGAGCGGACGATCCAACGCGGCGAGACGACCCTCACTGTAGACGTCTATCCCTCGACCTACACGGCAGCGACGGTCGCGCTCGGGGCCGACGTCGCCGTCGTGGGCCCCTGGATCGCGCGGGCAACCGGCCGGCTACGGGCCACCGGCGACGACCCGTTCGAATTTTCGGGGACGTTCGCCGAGCTGACTGGGGGCGTCGGGTATCGATTCTAGCCGACCAGCTTCCGCAGCCCCAGGATCGCGCCGAGGTGAATCCCCTCGTGGTACAGGTTGAACAGGACGGCGTCGTCGACCGACGTCAGCACGACGCCGGGCGTCGTCCGGTACTCGCGGTAGGTCTCGAACCGGCCGGCGCGGTAGTCGGCCTCGGTCCGGTCGGGGAGCGACAAGAGAAGGTCGCGGACCTCGGCCCAGGTCCAGTCGCGGTCCCAGTCGCGCGGTGACGTGCCCTTCCGGAAGCTCGAGACGAACCCGTCCGGCAGGTCGACGGGCAGGCCGGAGAGGCCGTAGATCAGGCCCTGCTCGGTGGCCGCGAGGTGACCGGCGTTCCACAGGACGTGGTTGTTGAACCCGTCCGGGATCGTGGTCCGTGCGGCATCGGGGAGCGCGTCGACGATGGCGACGAGCGACTGGCGGGTCTGGCGGAGTGTGTCGAACGCGGCGAGCGTGTCGGGGCGGAGGTCGCTCATGCCGTCCGCACCCAGGCGTTGTCGACGGACTCGAACCCGAGCCGCTCGTAGAAGCCGGCCGAGAGGTTCGAGTCGCGGAGGACGAGTTCGACGCCGGGCAGCCGGCCCAGGATCTCGTCGACCATCCGCTTGCCGACGCCCGCGCCCTGGACGTCGGGCTCGACGGCGAGGTCGCAGAGGTAGGCCGTCTGGACGCCGTCGGTCAGCACGCGCGCGAGGCCCACGACGCGGTCGCTCTCCCACAACGTGAGAACCAGCGACGACGCCTCGAACGCCTTCCACAGCCGCTCGGGGTTGTCGGTCTTGCGGAGGAGCGGGGCGCGGCGGTAGAGCGTGGCGATCCGCGCGGGCGTGAGGCCGTCGAGCGTGTCGCGGAGGGTGAGCGCGTCGGGGTCGGTCATGGGGTGATGCGTGAGGAGGGAGGCGTGCGGGGCGTCGCGCCCCAGGGCCCACGGATCGGCTCCGAAGATCTACCCGGCGTCTTCGGCGAGGTTCGCGTCGTCCTCGACCCAGCGCCAGCGGGCGGCGCGGAGGGCGAGCGCCTCGGGGACCGGGCAGGCCGGGTCGGTCCAGAGACGGAGGCGGTGGCCGTCGGCCTCGACGTCCCACTCGGCGGTGAGGCCGAGAAACAGGCGGCCGAGCATCCGGGCGGGCACGGCTCGCCCGGCCTCGGCGCCGAGGTCGGAGGAGTCGACCGGCTCGAGGGCCTCGGGGCGGACCGCCAGCGCGCGGCCCGCCGGCATCGGCTCGCCGGCCAGCCGCTCGGCGAGCGCCCGGTCGCGGATCACGTTGGCCCCGCCGAGGAACGACGCGGCGTAGGCCGTCGGCGGCTCGGCGTAGAGCCCCTCCGGCGTGCCCTCGGCCACGATCCGGCCGGCCCGCATGAGCGCGACGCGGTCGCTGAGGGCGAGCGCCTCGGCCTGGTCGTGCGTGACGTAGAGGCTCGTGATGCCGAGGTCGCGCTGGAGCGCCTTGAGCTCCGCCCGCGTCGCCTCCCGGAGCGCCACGTCGAGGTTCGACAGCGGCTCGTCGAACAGGAGCACGTCGGGCTCGACGGCGATGGCCCGCGCGAGGGCCACGCGCTGCTGCTGGCCGCCCGAGAGCGCCGCCACGGGCCGGTCCGCCAGCCCGCCGAGGTCGACCCGGCCGAGGGCGGTCTCGGCCCGCGTCCGCGCCTCGCCCTTGGCCACGCCGCGCGTGCGAAGTCCGTAGGCCACGTTCTCGCCGACCGTCATCGTCGGGAAGAGCGCGTAGCTCTGGAACACCATGGCCGTCGGCCGCTTCTGGGGCGGCCGGCGCGTCACGTCGGCCCCGCCGATGCGGACGGCCCCGGCGTCCGGCGTCTCGAACCCGCCGACGAGCCGGAGCAGCGTCGTCTTTCCGCACCCG
This sequence is a window from Rubrivirga marina. Protein-coding genes within it:
- a CDS encoding outer membrane beta-barrel protein — encoded protein: MLRLTLALLLAAPFATSQTTSSLHIGGVDFDLSGVGQATVIDARVGHALNRYVAVEGGLGYSDTPQQFGDVRYVLPSAEVQLGVPVGPVRPFVGLGLGVFVPLEEAGERTIQRGETTLTVDVYPSTYTAATVALGADVAVVGPWIARATGRLRATGDDPFEFSGTFAELTGGVGYRF
- a CDS encoding ABC transporter ATP-binding protein, with product MDRQPAAIQVDAVTKRYGDVTAVGGVSLGVPAGAFVSLLGPSGCGKTTLLRLVGGFETPDAGAVRIGGADVTRRPPQKRPTAMVFQSYALFPTMTVGENVAYGLRTRGVAKGEARTRAETALGRVDLGGLADRPVAALSGGQQQRVALARAIAVEPDVLLFDEPLSNLDVALREATRAELKALQRDLGITSLYVTHDQAEALALSDRVALMRAGRIVAEGTPEGLYAEPPTAYAASFLGGANVIRDRALAERLAGEPMPAGRALAVRPEALEPVDSSDLGAEAGRAVPARMLGRLFLGLTAEWDVEADGHRLRLWTDPACPVPEALALRAARWRWVEDDANLAEDAG
- a CDS encoding polyprenol monophosphomannose synthase; the protein is MPDVFLSPPAPGGAVVVVPTYNESGTVVAIVEAVLGLDGDFAILVVDDGSPDGTGDLVDGLRQQHPDRVGLLRRTGKLGLGTAYLDGFRHARDAGFAYFCEMDADFSHNPDDLPKLVQACRPPEAGGLGADVAIGSRYVDGLRVLNWPLSRLVLSVGAGVYTRAITRLPVRDVTAGFKCFRREVLEAIDFDRVKSNGYSFQIEMNYRAWKAGFRIVEVPIVFTERSEGESKMSSAIVREAMRKVWELRARALFGRL
- a CDS encoding D-alanine--D-alanine ligase family protein, which produces MPDLHVGLLYGGQSAEHDVSILSAKNVRAALGDRHRVTAIYITRDGRWLVGDSARLGADTEAGTAATFTPEGGASTVSASGLGALGLDVVFPVLHGHNGEDGTIQGFLHTLGIPFVGPDVLASAACMDKVVAKRILEAAGIPGTPYAVVHAHGERPSFETLTQRLTPPLFVKPANSGSSVGITRVTEAGALSEAFDVAFRYDKTVLVEQGVSGREIEVAVLGNERPEASVPGEIVLTSEYYDYDSKYEDPDASRMEVPADLHDDVAERIREVAVEAYAALGCEGLSRVDFFVTGGGDVLVNEINTIPGFTARSMYPVMWEQTGRPFPDVVDELIRLALARHERDRQRKTTR
- the pdhA gene encoding pyruvate dehydrogenase (acetyl-transferring) E1 component subunit alpha codes for the protein MAGTPTKKKAPAKKAPARKRAASKANGKAAFTPDVPDVQVFRQSGHTHESLGLSPETVLDMYRNMLLQRRFEERAAQMYGRQKIAGFLHLYIGQEAVSTGAIWAIRDTDPIITAYRDHGLALARGMGANEGMAELFGKIDGCSRGKGGSMHFFDVSRHFYGGHGIVGGQIPVGVGMGFASKYKEDGGCSLTFFGDGAINQGAFHEAANLAALYDVPALIIVENNAYAMGTSVERSRGDAQLYKQGYPYGMKTAVIDGMDLFEVYGAFQQIADDARGETDGQTKPYFVEVQTYRYRGHSMSDPQKYRTKEEMEAKKNEDPIVRTRLYVLENDLATDEALDQIDEAVKADVMASVEFAENSPLPDVSTMYEDVFVGDVPHVK
- a CDS encoding DinB family protein → MSDLRPDTLAAFDTLRQTRQSLVAIVDALPDAARTTIPDGFNNHVLWNAGHLAATEQGLIYGLSGLPVDLPDGFVSSFRKGTSPRDWDRDWTWAEVRDLLLSLPDRTEADYRAGRFETYREYRTTPGVVLTSVDDAVLFNLYHEGIHLGAILGLRKLVG
- the icd gene encoding NADP-dependent isocitrate dehydrogenase; this translates as MTADGLHVPDRPIVPFIEGDGIGPDIWAAASRVLDAAVEKAYGDDRQIEWFEVFAGEKAHDQFGEWLPQDTLDAIDAHLVAIKGPLTTPVGGGIRSLNVALRQKLDLYACVRPVRYFTGVPSPVKEPEKVDMVIFRENTEDIYAGIEFENGTDAAETFKALLKEHFPDRFQNVRFPDTAGFGIKPVSKEGTERLVKAAMDYAIADGRDSVTLVHKGNIMKFTEGAFRDWGYELADREYGAQKLDGGPWRTFERDGRTITVKDVIADAFLQQILTRPDEYGVIATLNLNGDYVSDALAAEVGGIGIAPGANINYQTGKAIFEATHGTAPKYAGQDKVNPSSVILSGEMMLRYMGWTEAADKIIDAMETTIQQKRVTYDFHRQMEGATKLKCSEFGDALIENM
- a CDS encoding GNAT family N-acetyltransferase, whose amino-acid sequence is MTDPDALTLRDTLDGLTPARIATLYRRAPLLRKTDNPERLWKAFEASSLVLTLWESDRVVGLARVLTDGVQTAYLCDLAVEPDVQGAGVGKRMVDEILGRLPGVELVLRDSNLSAGFYERLGFESVDNAWVRTA
- a CDS encoding UDP-N-acetylmuramoyl-tripeptide--D-alanyl-D-alanine ligase — translated: MPYSTDTRTLQPGDVYVAIRGETHDGHRFVPQAIEKGAAGVIVEEPIPVPDGVERTVVESSIDHLVSLASARVRKLGCDVVAITGSVGKTTARTAIVSVLEQAFTVKGSEGNKNTPLGLSLTLLNADLTPETVLVLEMGARLKGDIRELCEAFPPTVGVVTTVLGVHLETFGSLDGIEREKSEIVRALTEAGTAVLNGDNERTRRMADVTDGQVLLFGTSDGCDVTPADVTATLPILGDHAIYTAMAATAVGRALGMDADAITRGLEAMEPEKGRLRRLDGIEGSTLIDDTYNASPEATISALDVLAGLGGERTTAILGDMLELGAGEVEAHVRVLRAALDRADRVIAVGDIMRRAVGALDAAKADRVETAESSRAVAGAIRAGGPFDFGPDDVVLVKGSQGARMERVSEALLAPDLDPADVLPRQTEQWKAIE